A window of Fusarium fujikuroi IMI 58289 draft genome, chromosome FFUJ_chr10 genomic DNA:
TACTTATGTTTTAGACGAAACCTTTTAGAGATACAAGTGAAGTGATTCCCATCAACAACGATACAACACAACAAAGTTACCAACAACTCATACAGCAGCTCAGCATGTACACTCTCCTACTTCCCAACCTCAATGGCACATTTGTATCCTTGTTTGAACTTCCGTCTGAGAGTCAGGACCATTTAAACGACGCCCGGGATGAAGCGCGCGGTGACCCGACTCCATGCAACCCATTTCTCGCCAAATGTCTCCTTTAACATtttctcctcatccttcaccCTCATCATAAGTCTTCGCAGAATTCCAAACACGAGAACCAAGCAAAAGATCAGGCCCCAGCCGCTGATTGCCGATCGAAAGCCATGAGGAATCCAGCAACCGAATGCGCCGTCCCAGCGCAAGAACAGTGCGAGGTTGACGACCAAGACCACAATTTGTCCCGTGTAGCCAGGATGTTGGATATATCGATAAATACCATCCGTCATCAAAGTGTCAGGTGGTCCAAGTTGGAAAGTGAAGTTCTTTCCAAGTTGAGCAAAGGCCGTGAGCCGAAGTGGTCCGCCGATGACAATGATCATCGAGAGACAAGCCAGTGTGTATGAATTCCAGCTGAACAGCTCCGAGTTTATGTTCTCCGGATGAGGACATACGAGGCTGGAATCACCGTAGCCTATAGCGATGAGGGCGTGGAAAACTCCGACGCTGACAGCAAGCACTCGTCGGATTCGTGCTGCTGTCGGGCTGGCGTATGTTCCGAGACTGTCTTGCTTCCAGCCGTCACGTGGAACCTCGTTGGGCGGCTTGAAGCAGGACATGGTGATGAGGCTGGACAGTAGAACCGCCCCCGCGAAGGAGACTTCGTGAAAGCTTGCCATCATTTGATGATTTCTGAAACGTAGATTtagttgaagatgaaattCTATGAGATTACTGGCTTGAGATCACCAGCGGTTGTTGAAAGCTGCTGTCTTTTTAAATGGTCTCAGCATCGGCGGTCGGCGGTTATAGCCCCCGACATGGGTCCAAAGTGCTGGGCGTGTGACGCCCTACCGCGCAATATTTCCTTGCTTGATATTTCCTCATTCCTATTACTGTTGTCGGCAAACTTGTAACCGATTGACCGTCTTGTCTTGAAGGTCGTATGATTACTCTATTCGTTTGATTAATAATCCAGACCACTAGCACAACGCTTCAGCTTCGGAGTTTTACATAATGCTGACCTCGATACCAATGGCTAGACGATTAACTTGGCAGGGAACAAAAGGAACAATAGTTGTGCGTTTGCGTTTCCAAAGATCCTCTGCGAGAACTTGTGCGGGTTGGGAATTACTCATTATGTAGGTGTCTACCTGCATTGGAAGACGAAGTTCTAGCACAGCCTCAGCgcacctcaacctcaattgCCAATGTATGACACCTTAAGAGTGTTAAGAAAGGCGCTTGAGAGCCGACCGTCTACATGCCTGTTGCAGTTGCTTGAGGTGAAGCTTTGTGCAATAGCGCATCGGGTCCTCGTCATCTATCAATCCACACAATGACCGATGTGCGGGAAGCCCGTATCTCTTCATATCTTTGACTAAAGACTGGTGAAGCAATATTGATTGCCAAAATGTAAAATGAAGCGATTCAGTTACAGTCCAGTGTCATGCTAGCCAACTTACTAGCGATAAGGTCGCACTGGAGGCTCTAAACTAGTCGGATACCTCAGGCATCCTACCCCACCCTGTCTGTCCTCCCTGTCGCGATAACAACCATGCAGTATCTCTGTGAATCCGTTCAGCTGCGGCATCGCATTTAATCCTGGCTGCAGTGATTAAAGACTACATCATCGGCCGTGCCACTCATAATGAACTCTTCATACCGACCAACTTACACCAAGTCTCGCCACGGATGTTCAAAGtgtaaagaaaagagggtATGTATAGCGCAATTGATTGCGAGTAGAGTCTAACCTTTACACAGGTAAAATGCGATCAAAGAAGGCCGGGGTGCAAACGATGCGAGGATGCAGGCTCCTCATGCCCTGGGTATACCTTGAGCTTGCGGTGGTCTGCTAAGAACCAACTTCAACAGAAATCCGTCAGCTCTGGCCAGAAGCCTCGGGCGACAAGAGGCAATCaatcaagctcaagttcaacTAGCCATATGAATGAGGGAGCAACCATTGATATCACGGTATCAACATTGGATCCCTTGCTATTATTCCCTCATTTTGGAGATACCAACCCGATACCATTCCCAGCACTGAATGCTTCTGACATTCTCGGGTTAGGGGAGGACCCTTCTGCTTCACAGTGGCCATTTCCAAATTTAGATGCCTCGGAGGCCATCGCTATACCAGACGATACGGCCTTTACAAATGGCTCACCGAGTTTGTATAAGACTGGGCGGTGGAACGATCCGGGAACGGAGACGGATCATTCCATCGATATGAGCTGGTTGCACGATGAAAGTCAAGAATCTCGTCCTGAGCTGAATACAACACTTCCAATTGCAGGCTCTCACAACACTGGAGACCCTGATCACCACTCATCACTAGCAATACCGCAACAGCTGAGCAACCTTCCAACAGCTCTTTCTGACTTCTTTATACGAGAAGTCATACCACTTTACTGCGCATGGGATAGTCAATCGAACCTGATGCGAGTAGTAGCAGAGAGCTCATGGCAGTCCTCAAAGGTTCTATATCACACGATGCAAAGCATGTCAGCCGCTTGTCTAACAAGTGTCTTTCCCGAACTATCCACCACTGCGATTCAAGAACGCTTGATCGCCCTTCAATGcttggacgaggaggaccTAAATATTGCAGAGTATGTTGAGGCGAGATTACTGGCAACGGTTCTCCTATGCCACACTGCAAGCTGGCATGATCCCGGTAATCTGGCCAAAGAGAGATATCATTTGACTCAAAGACGAGTTCTGAAGTGGAGTTCGACTTGCGGAACACAGTCTAAGCCCATGGTCAAGTTCTTCCAGACTGCGGTCGACTACTGGGGGATGCTTCTGTCGTTCTTTACTGATGTTTCGGGCAACTCTGATTGTGATACTCTGATGGGGCCCTCAGAACCATGCAACCAACCTGTGCTGCACCCTTTTGTCGGAATGGCGGGAGAGACAGTCAAGACACTCACTGACGTTGGAAATCTCGTATCCCAATACCGTTCTCGAGCCTCGTCTATCAGATTCATCACGGAAGACGAcatgaacttcttcaagagtAAGATACGAGAGGCGCGATGTCTAGAAAAAAGATTGCTGGCGTACACGCCTGCCGACACGTCCAAGATCCAGGATACAGGCGATCCAAGAACAACGCTAGCTCACCTGGCCAAGATTGACGAAGCATACCGATGTGTTGGTCTACTCCAAATCTACCGTGTGTTTTCTGACCTTCTGACTGAACGATACAACCCCTGGGATGCAAATCACATTTATTCAGCGAGACCGCCGTCCAAGGTCCCAAGCAAAGCTGAGAAGGACTACTGGTTGACGAGTCTAGCGCTGTACacccttgaacttcttcgaGATATACCATTCGAATCGAGAAGTCGGTGCATCCAGCCTTTGATTCTGGTTGCTATCTCGAGCGAACTTCGTCGCATGCCGCAGGATGTCACATCGCTAGGCGCAGCGGATGAAGAGTCACGGTTCATGGGACAGAGCATTATTGAACTTGCTCAAGCGCGGAACTTTGTGAAGAGTCGATTGTCGGCGTATGCTGATGTCCTGCCCTTGAGGAAGGTGAGCAACATACTTGAGCTGGTGACGAGTATTTGGAGTGCTCTGGATGAGGGGGAGTCTGATGTCTACTGGTTGGATATTTGCACTCGGAAGCAGCTCAACACACTCATTGGGTAGATTCTCGGAATTTACCATGCATGTATATTACGTTCTGTCTTCTACCAATCGCCAGTCTTTGCTATAGACACCCACTTAGCTACAGATCTCTCCACCGTGATGTCTCGCTCGAGTCTCTGCTCTGTAAGAAGAAACGCTTTCGGTAACCATTCAGGAATCCCCTTGCCTGAAATCATACTGGCAACTGCTTCACCAGTCATCCAAGCCTTGTCCATCCCGTACCCACTGTACCCCCCAGCAATCCACTCGCCATCGCCTTCTCTCCCAGAGACACTCTTCGGTAGCTTTCCTACCAATGGAAGTCCATCCGATGTATGACCCTGCAGTCCAGTCCAGACTCCTTTCAACTCCGGTCTCTCATCTTTCAGCCACCCCTTTACAAAGTATTTGGGCAAGAACTTCAGCAGAGCCTCGACCGAGTGACCCGGCACAGCAGTGTCGTCAGACGTGATAACATCAAAGACATTAGAGTAGTCAGTGCCGACCCATATATCGCCAGTTGTGGCATGCTGCTGGAGATAGTACAGGCCCCCATCAAACCGCTCTGACACGGGATCAAGAGAGGATTTAGTCAGGTGGCTCCATGATCGACTGTTGCCCAAGTTTTCTAGATGAGGACCAGCCTTTTGTACAGACATTGTACCTCTATAAGGATAGAGTCTTCCTATTAATGGACGCAACAAGTGGGCAGCGTTCGCGTTCGTGCAGTGAATCACCTGCTTCGCTCGAATGTCACCTCGTGGAGTCTCAATGACGTATGGGTAGTCAGACATAGAAGAGTCGTTAGTTGTCGTGCCAGGTGTGTATTTTACCGCTGTTGCGGGAGTGTTTGTTTCGATCGAAAGGCGGTCGTGGTATTGGACGAGAAGACGTTCGAAAATGCCAGTTATGAGGCGGTAGGGCCAGACGGCGCCGGCAGGATGGTCGATCACGCCATGGCCATTCCTGACGTTGAATTCCTTAACAAGAAACGTCAGTACTCACAATAGAACGCGAAAAGGATCGCCAAAAGTCAAAGAGTCATACCTTTGCTAAGCCATCTTGCTCAGTAACACGATGGAGGGCTTGGTGACTAGTGATTGCCTCCCGAAAGGAGTCCAGAGACTCCTTCGAAGCGTtccaagtctcttcatcCCCAGCAACCATTACTTTACGCACATGTCGAATCTCACTGGACTCCCGGAGCTCGGGATCCAGTTCGTCGAGCATGTCCATGATCCGTCGAATGTTCATGAAGCTGAAGCGACACATTTCCTTGGCTGTTTCTTCTCCATGTCTTTTGCACATAGTCTTGTAGAGATATCCGACTGGAGAGACGAGTTGGCCCCCATTACGGCCTGTTGCGCCGCTGGTAAGGGTACGCGCTTCGAGTACGACAATGCGACTTGTAGAGTCCAGACTGTGATCTTCGAGGAGGGCCTTGGTAACGCTGCATCCAGTTATCCCAGAGCCAATGACAACAATATCAGCGTACTGTGGAAGGGTTGGAGACTGAATGCTTGATACAGTAGGGTGAGCAGGTTCTTGCCAGAGTGAGATGGAGGGATTGGGTCTCGGCAACAATGGGTCTGATAGAAGGGCAGCACGAAGCTTTTTCATGAACTCGTCGGGTAAGCCATAGTTTGGATCAGGATGCTGTAACGATCGGGCAACAGCTAGAAGCCGATCGGTGGCTTTGCCTGTATCATTCATCGTTGATACGACTTGTTTGTTAGTTGGTAGTGATGGCCGAGATAGCAGTGACAGAATGATTTTCTCACTGATATACTTGAGCTATCAACGCATGCCGCCGCAGATCGGATAGCTTAGCAAGCTCCTGGCGTGCGGCCAGTCTTCTTCGGGCAAACATTCCGTATCACAGCGTGGCTTGTGTTATCATTCGAATCATTTGACCATAGTCTCTGGTCTGAGTCGCCTTGCTGTTTGGAGCATGACCTTGAATCACAAATCTTTCCATGTTAGGGAAATGATATTCTGCTCAACTGATGAAGACGCTAATCCGTATGGGGCTTTGTTGAACGGCGAGTTCTGATTGCTCAGTGGTGCGTCCTTCACGGCAGACTTCCAATCAGTGTTCGTTAGTGGAGTCAACCGAGTGCCATTGAACTAACTGAATATCGTAACATTTCTATCAGCGACCCCAACGATGGACTATCAGTGTCGAGTGGCATTATCGGCAAACTATCAGCAGGACCGAGCCAGCGTtatcaagccaagacacgaAGTTTCCATATTCGCTTTAGTTGTTCCCAAATGCCAGGTTCAAGATTCCGGGGCCCCAGGATCTATTATCAGTGGAGCTGATAGTGCTGATAATGGCTGTTTACTGTATCTTGCTGCCTTTCATGGCAGCTTGGGTCGAGACCTCTCTTCTATAAGATCGTCGAACCCCACATTGGAATGAGCTCGCTCTTGTCTAACACAGTTCATATCTTCTTACTGTTTTGGATAGCCCAGCCCTATTTCCTTTCTCCTTAGTATCAAGATTGATACCATGACTGCCTCGCTTGAGAAAGCAGATGGCGACGAGAACATCTCGACAACTGTCGCTGATCATGCCGTCGTCACTATGCAACAAACTCGCAGAGGCCTATCGCCTCGCCATGTTCAGCTCATGACCATTGCCGGCGGCATCGGTGTTGGTCTCTTCGTCGGCGTCGGCGGAGTCTTGTCCAAAGCTGGTCCATTgcctctcatcatcggatACCTCATCTACGGTCTCGGCTTCATTTGGCCTACCATGTTGAATGTGGCCGAGATGGTAGCATGGCTTCCGATTCGCGGTTCAATCTACGAACTAGCCTCCCGATTTGTAGATCCAGCTCTTGGATTTGCAATGGGATGGACATACTTCTACGCGGGAGCCATGTTGGTCTGCACTGAATACTCTGCTGTTGCAACTGTCATGCAATACTGGAATACCGACATCAACCCTGCCGTCTGGATCGCCATAGCTTTGTCTGTGTGCTACTTCATGAATATGGTCGCTGTTAGGTAAGTCTCCCTTCGATTGAAGAAACAATACAAGGTCTAACGGTTGGGAAGATGGTATGGCGAAGCCGAGTTTGTCATGGGCTCCACCAAGATTCTCTTGATTCTCGGTCTTATCATGGCGACCTTTGTCACCATGGTTGGCGGCAACCCTCATCACGATGCCTACGGCTTCCGGAACTGGAAAAATGGAGACATGGCCCATGAATATTACGCTGAAGGAGCCACTGGCATTTTTCTCAGTATCTGCATTTGTGTGCGATACGCCGTCTTCACAATTGGAGGCCCGGATATCATCTCCCTCTCGGCGGGCGAGATCCGAAACCCACGCAAGACGATTCCCAAAGTTGCCAAATTGATAGTCGGTCGAATTCTGTTCTTCTACGTTGTCGGAATCCTTGCCGTTGGCATCATATGCAACTCGCGTGATCCTCGCCTTCTGGGAGCGATCGAGAACGGCGAAGCTGGCGCAGCGGCATCTCCCTGGGTGCTGGGTCTTCTCCGTCTCGACATCAGAGGGTTTCTTCCTGGACTTATCAACTTTCTCATCTTGCTGTCTGGATGGTCTTGCGGAAATGCGTATTTATACTCGTCTAGCCGAACTCTATACTCACTTGCTCAAGACGGACAAGCACCCAAAATCTTCTTGAGATGCACCAAGTCTGGTGTGCCATGGGTATGTGTCACAGCAGTGACTGCTATATCTCTTCTGTCCTTCTTGGTAGCCTCCAATGGTGCGAGTGAGGTCTTCTCCTGGTTCCTGGACCTCACTACTGTCGCACTGGTTGTAAACTTCACGGCCATGACATGGGTGTTCATCGGATGGCGTCGAGCCCTCAAAGCTCAGGGTATCACTCGCCAAGGCGAaaacaacttcaagaagTCACTCTTCAAGAGAAACTCGGGTAGGCAACCTGTCCCAGGTATTGTGTTTCCCTTCACTGCCCCGTGTGCATCATGGACTCCCTACCTATGTCTGTTCATTGGAGGCTCCACATCTCTCTTTATTGGATTCGACATCTTCCAGCCTTGGTCTCTGAAGGGCTTCATCACAAGTTACTTTGGTCTCGCCTGGTTCTTCTTTATGTTCATTTTCTGGAAGGTCTTCAAGCGAACCAAGTTTGTTACACCTGCCACCGTCGACATCTTCGCCGATGGCAAGAAACAGGCCGTGGATGAGGAGTGTCGTTTCTGGGAGGAGGGATTTGGCGATGAAGCTGAGAGGGATGTGTTGGCTAAGAAACATGTTGTTGTCAGAACTTGGGCTCGTTTCTGGGGTGGCTAATGGTTTTGCTGTACGGGATAACAGGTAACTCGGAGATTGCAGCTTGACCGCTTTGCATTGGTATGAGGTGCTTGGTTGTGGGGATCTATTGTTTATCCAATATTCCTTAAACCATAACAGTTTTGTCGCTCGTCAAAGTCGTAATACATTTCCATGGAAGAATTTAGCTTCCGAAAGCTTATACCTCGTTGACAGAAGTGGTGATTTTGATTCCTACTATTTACGTTTAGAGAAAGCACTCTTCAGCGGCCAGTCATCCAAGACAATAGCACATGACCACGGAAAAATTGGTGTCTATAATTCGTCTTGAAAATCGATCGTTCAACAAAGCATATGATATACACACAGAGCTAACACATTGAGTATTTCCAAGTTACTGGATCTTTTAGAATTGCCTTGGTCAATCTCGCTAAGACGTTGTTAAAGTTCACACAAACTAAAGTTACAACGAGAACcgtggctgagagctttgAACGTTGGGGCTGAAGCTTCTTTTGACCTCATAATGTTGTAGCAGAAAGCTTGGATTACCACACAGCCCGTTGTTGATCTATAACACGTTTCCTACATTCACATGAACTGACCGCCTGCTCGTGTAAGCACGGATTCCTTCCTCTCCCAACTCACGACCGATACCAGACTGCTTGACTCCTCCAAAAGGTATGCGGAAGTCAGAGtcattgctgctgttgatccACACCACTATAAATGTCAGTAACGAACTTTAAACTCGACGGGTTTGCAACTTACTTCCTGCGTCAATCTTATTCGCGATGAGATGTGCTCGAGTGATATCTTGCGTGAAGATGGCCGCACCAAGGCCATAAATCGTGTCGTTAGCCCGACGCACCGCTTCATCTTCCGTTTGGAATGGGCTGATGACAGCTACAGGACCGAAGATCTCCTCACGGTCTATCTTCATGTCATCCGAAGCATTGATGAAGATAGTCGGCTCGATGTAGAAGCCCTTGCCGTTGACTGCAGTTGGTTGGCCACCAAGAGCAACAGTAGCCCCTTCAGCTTTACCGCTCTCGATGAACGATAGCA
This region includes:
- a CDS encoding related to prenyl cysteine carboxyl methyltransferase, which encodes MSCFKPPNEVPRDGWKQDSLGTYASPTAARIRRVLAVSVGVFHALIAIGYGDSSLVCPHPENINSELFSWNSYTLACLSMIIVIGGPLRLTAFAQLGKNFTFQLGPPDTLMTDGIYRYIQHPGYTGQIVVLVVNLALFLRWDGAFGCWIPHGFRSAISGWGLIFCLVLVFGILRRLMMRVKDEEKMLKETFGEKWVAWSRVTARFIPGVV
- a CDS encoding probable general amino acid permease, which gives rise to MTASLEKADGDENISTTVADHAVVTMQQTRRGLSPRHVQLMTIAGGIGVGLFVGVGGVLSKAGPLPLIIGYLIYGLGFIWPTMLNVAEMVAWLPIRGSIYELASRFVDPALGFAMGWTYFYAGAMLVCTEYSAVATVMQYWNTDINPAVWIAIALSVCYFMNMVAVRWYGEAEFVMGSTKILLILGLIMATFVTMVGGNPHHDAYGFRNWKNGDMAHEYYAEGATGIFLSICICVRYAVFTIGGPDIISLSAGEIRNPRKTIPKVAKLIVGRILFFYVVGILAVGIICNSRDPRLLGAIENGEAGAAASPWVLGLLRLDIRGFLPGLINFLILLSGWSCGNAYLYSSSRTLYSLAQDGQAPKIFLRCTKSGVPWVCVTAVTAISLLSFLVASNGASEVFSWFLDLTTVALVVNFTAMTWVFIGWRRALKAQGITRQGENNFKKSLFKRNSGRQPVPGIVFPFTAPCASWTPYLCLFIGGSTSLFIGFDIFQPWSLKGFITSYFGLAWFFFMFIFWKVFKRTKFVTPATVDIFADGKKQAVDEECRFWEEGFGDEAERDVLAKKHVVVRTWARFWGG